The sequence TCTGCTGCACGCGGCACCTTTCCAGAACATTCTGCCACGAGTCCATGTCAAAGGTAAATATCCCTTTTTGAGGGaattgaaaaaagaaaaacgtCTATTCAGCCATTTTCCTTCGTAGTTTAATCTCTTAAAATCGTGTCCTCTCCTTGCTGTGCAGAAGGGGAACGTCTGGACGCCAAGATGAAGCGTCTGGAGCAGAAATACACCGCACTGCACCTCGTCCCTCTGATCGAACGCCTCGGGACCCCCCAGGTACAACCAGGCTGAACACCCATCACAGAGCGGCGCAGGGACGACGTTTTTCTGTTgtggaccctgaaggcagcatctccctggatCAATGTTAttttggattattgcagaaaataatctctctgtcaaacaaacatttatgatacttacacgttTAGTTCAGCAGAATAATCTCCACATtttaacaccactttatgatttctgaattaaaaagctaatgttgggctataaaggaactacagcacggtcacttgCCTTCACGACAccagcgctaagctaaaggcggctaatgttggacgtgatgacgtttagtcgtctcatttagacacttgttagcaaccgccgtTTTAAAATTCACCAGAGGGATATTAactgacgtattttatgtcgtaggACAAAAAGATAActtctcttcagcttgtgttaaccacagagcgTGTTTCAGGataacaaccaaaaacacattcaggaAACCATTGACTTCCAGACAGAGAACAGGAAGTGCTAAAATGCTGAGTCATTCCAGGGTTTTAGGACTAATTCCCGCAGCTCTCTATTGAAGATTCAAGATTGTTTTCTGGCTCGTCAAGTGACAGATGATGTTGAAAATCTTTCCCTCGTCTCGCTTCTCTTTCAGCAAATCGCCATCGCTCGTGAGGGCGACCTGCTGACCAAAGAGCGTCTGTGCTGCGGTCTCTCCATGTTCGAGGTCATCCTCACTCGGGTGCGCGGCTTCCTGGACGACCCCATCTGGCGCGGCCCGCTGCCTAGCAACGGCGTGATGCACGTGGACGAGTGTGTGGAGTTCCACCGCCTCTGGAGCGCCATGCAGTTCGTCTACTGCATCCCTGTGGGGGCCCACGAGTTCACCGTGGAGTGAGTGcagcacactcactcacacactcactcactcactcactcactcactcactcactcactcactcactcactcactcactcacacacactcactcactcactcactcacacacacacacactcacacacctgcAGCACACACCTGCAGCACCTGgagtacacatacacacacacacacacacacacacacacacacacacacacacacacacacacacacacgcgcacacacactcacctgcAGCACACACTCACCTGCAGCACACATACATCtgtagtacacacacacacctgcagcgcacacacacctgcagcaaacacatgcacacctatagcaaacacatacacacctgcagcaaacacatacacatgcagcactaacacacacatctggagtacacacacacacacacctgcagcaaacacacacacacatatgcagcACAAACACCTACACTACACAATACATTATGTAGCCCTATTGAAGACATTTAATAACAATTATTTTGGAagccaaggcaagtttatttatatagcacttttcaacacaaggcaattcaaagtgctttacaaaaaatgaaagacattaagaaaatggcatttaaaatcagtcattaaaaagaaaagctaataaaataaacattaaaagaaaaaatacatggataaaagttacagtgcagtttaagatgtgaatagttcaattaaaagcagcgacaaaaagaaaagtcttcagcctggatttaaaagtagtcagagttgcagcggacctgcaggtttctgggagtttgttccagatatttggagcataataactaaacgctgcttctccatgttcagttctgactctggggacagaaagctgaccagtccctgaagacctgagagatctggatggttcataatttagcaggaggtcagaaatgtattttgggcctaaaccattcagtgctttataaaccagcagcagtatttagaaatctattctttgacacacaggaagccagtttaaagacttcagagcaggagtgatgtgatccactttcttagtgttagtgaggactcgagcagcggcgttctgaatcagctgcagcttcctaatagatcttttagtgagacctgtgaagacaccattgcagtagtccagtctactgaagatgaaagcatggacaagtttttccaaatcctgctgtgacattagtattttaatcctagatatattctttaggtgatagtagcctgatttagtaactgttttaatgtgactgttgaaactcaggtcagagtccatgactacacctagatttctggctttatctgttgttttgaacattacagactgaagctcagcgctaacttttatacgttctgccttggatccaaaaaccattacctcagttttatctttgtttaattggagaaatttctgacacatccagtcattgatgtgttcaatgcacttactcagtgtttgaattggagcatagtctcctggtgaaattgttacataaatgtgtgtgtcatctgcatagctatggtaacttattttgtttttcattatctgagccagtggtagcatgtagatgttaaagagaagaggccccaagatggagccttgaggaaccccacatgtcatatttgtcaactcagatgtgtatttacctatagaaacaaagttgtttctgtcctttaagtaggattcaaaccaatctcgaactgtttccgaaagtctcacccagttttccagtcggtcgagtaatatgttgtggtcaacagtgtccaacgcagcactgagatctaataatactaacactgaagttctgccactgtctgtgtttaagtggatgtcattgaagacctttgcaagagcagtctcagtgttgTGGATTTTGGAACATCTATTTCAAGACTCTTTATGAACCCTGTGTCCCCCCCCGTGCTCCCTGCAGGCAGTGCTTCGGGGACGGGCTGCACTGGGCCGGCTGTATGATCATCTCTCTGCTCGGTCAGCACCGACGCTTCGACATCCTGGACTTCAGCTACCACCTGCTCAAAGTGCAGAAACACGACGGCAAGGACGAGGTCATCAAGAGCGTGGTGAGTGAAGGGGGGGGCAGAGATATGGAGTAACATGGTGGTAATTCGGATGCCCTGTGAGGGACAGTTTCAGTAAGAACAAAATTATTAGGAAGCCGGTCGAGGGAGGGTATATTCAAAGAACATGTTGAGAATAGAGTTGTATATTTACAAGGAGAAAATATGGATTTTAAATGGTTTTGAATTTGAAAAGATATTCATAAAATCCCAAACTTCCCAATATTCTTTCTAGTAGTCAGTTATAGAAAGACAAAACACTACTTTTATCTGAAAGAAATTTGAATCTTGAATATGAACAATGAGGACGCCCTTTTACGGCAACAAAATATTAGCCATCTCAACCAATTCTCATTACCAttgaaaaatataatataataggaaCTGTTACAAAGAAATACTTTTTATTAAGTCTGTAGAACACCGTTAGCAGGCCAGTTCCGCAATACTTCATTCAGATACTTTTGCAGAATATTGTGCTAACTTCCagggactgcagatggaaattatattttattatctaCTTGTACTTGTTCAATGAGGTTATACTTATCACTGCATTCTGGATGTTGCACGAGTCAATATTGCAATTAGGATAAATTGTGGAACCCTTATTCAGGGTATTATTACaaattgataaatcaatttagccaaaaaagtattaaactgcATTTTCGAAGGTATTACATGTTGtaacttgttttcaataagtatataaattgtccaaagaggttgtattctacagtctgcctgaatgtaatcattgcgtaggtgtgtagtgtgaagtttatttatggcatcccgttggatttgacgtcatctgaacaggacatcatACTACTTGATAGCGtgtgaaggtccgtttacgccggttgttaaacaacatcgttatggggaaatgcaagttcatccaaatggttggaaggacaatcaatactgtatatagtcgatgtgaggtgaagtgtgtcgccaaggtaaccggttaaaactccaagtggagatgaggtcttaaagtgtattacatttgacttcaggttTCCTGCATATACCGTTATTGAATCCCCCCCTTTGTATATCTGCCTTCCTTCAGCCGCTGAAGAAGATGGTGGACAGGATCCGCAGATTCCAGGTCATCAACAACGAGGTGTTTTCGATCCTGAACAAGTACCTGAAGGCCGGAGACGGAGAGAACATGCCGGTGGAGCACGTGCGCTGCTTCCAGCCGCCCATTCACCAGTCTCTGGCCAGCAGCTGAAACTCACACTCAGTCACTTCGTAGAGAGGAAGACGTCGGGAAGAGGggccacttttttttttctgtcagatttattattttttgtattcactTGTGCCTTATCGTAAACGAATAGATATTCCCCTTTTGGATGACTATTCTTTGTTTTATACTTGCAGAAAGCTTTAGATCAGGGAGGTGAAATGAGTTTTATCAGATAATATTTAAGGGGTTTGCAGTGGTGGAGAGTAACGTATTTTAAGGGTGGAGGTGTTATATTCTATATTGTTGTTGAACGTGCATGCACAATATTTTAAGGAAATTGAAAAGTAACAACGCCCATACTCATGTTAAGCATTTATTCACTGTGCCTTCAAATGTTTTAATCGTTTTAATTCAATAAATATGTAACAAATCTGTTTGTTCACCTCGAGAGCTTTATGTAAAAAAGAAAACTTCCAACGAAATCTGTCGTTACCTTCAAGTatcacgaaaaaaaaaaaaaattatagtgagcgtctttttttaaattgtcaGCAGGACTTCATATAGAATATATATTAAAACATTGTATCCCCTTTGATTTATAGAAAGTAAGTCAGTGCATGAGTATGCATGTACATATAACAAAACTTCTCTTAAAAAAAACTCATATTTACAGCGCTACAGAGGAATGAAATTAAGTTCTAGGGTTCAGAGAAAAGTAAGGCAAATGAAAACGTTAAATACAATCCGCTGGTCCGTCCGAACGCTTCCATCACAGTCGATTGTCTCATTGGTGTCGAGTCAGTATGAAGAGTTCCTCAGTGATCTAAAGAGGAAGTCATCGCCCCGTTCCTCCTGGACACGCTGTCGAACGGCAGCCCCATCTCCCGGTCCTCCATGTCCCCCGTGGACTCGTGCAGCAGCTCGTAGTGCGACGCTACGCCGTTAGCCGCCGGGCGCTCGTCCTTCCTCATGGACACGGCGAGCGACGACAGGCTGACGCTGACGTCTTTGAAGGCGTGCAGCAGGAAGATGCCCACGATGATGGTGAGGAAGCCGCTCAGGGTCCCGATGACGTCCCCGGCCCCCATGTGACCCCACTCCTTGAAGAGGATGGCGGAGCAGGAGAGCACGGAGGTGGTGAAGAACACGTAGTAGATGGGCGTCACCAGCGAGGTGTTGAAGATGTCCAGCGCCTTGTTCAGGTAGTTGATCTGCGTGCTCACGCAGGCCAGCAGCCCCAGCAGCAGGATCCAGGCCAGAGGGTTCCCCACCACGTCCTTCCCCGCGATCGCCTCCTTGATGGCGATGCCCAGGCCTTTGACGCAGGACACCGACAGCGAGCCGATCACCGAGCAGATGGTGATGTAAACCAGGATGTTGCTCTGACCGTGACGGGGACCCACCACGAAGATGAAGATGAGCGCCACGATGATGACCACAATGGCAAAGGATAAAAAGGCTGGGGGGAAACGGGTGGCAAGGTGAGTAAGAACACAAACACATTGGTAGTGTTTGGTACAACAGCATGTCGATATTTATTTGTTGAATTTTTACATTTGAGGAAAAAACCTGATATCTACGACATAAATAAGCAGCAGAAAACTGAAATTCTTTATTTAATTTGGGGGGAAATCTGAACTCCTCCATCCCCCCGGGGTCtggtaatgtatttattttttgcaaaaGAAGAAGAGATGTTGTATTGTAGGCATGGGGCATACAATACAACATCTCAATATATTAGCTTATTAGCCTGGTTTCTGATATGGGGCCCACTTGTCTTAATTaaggaaaaataaaatgccataATAAGCAATTCTAGTTTGTTCTTAAATCAAGCAAAAATAGGCACTATTCTGATATGAAATGGCAATTCAACATGTAGCCTTTTAAAGAGGAcacatgtgacctgctccatcgaagtcacattgacccgaggACACATGTGCCCTGCTCCATCgaagtcacattgacccgaggACACATGTGCCCTGCTCCATCgaagtcacattgacccgaggACACATGTGCCCTGCTCCATCgaagtcacattgacccgaggacacattttgagttgtatacactgttggaaagaggagattcctagctttctaatgatatcagggttgttgttgttgttctctaAATAtcaagcaaaatatgtcacattctataatgactgtcaccgagtcgtcacttctctggaatccatcgatctgattggttgttaGCGGCTAGCAAATGATCAAAGGACTACGGAGGGAAAATATTttagtttggattactggtctgggggaagtgtgtgtgtgtgtgtgtgtgtgtttcccggggaaaaccctctcGAGatacaccggctgttgttatgcctgctgtgacgtcaagttactccgttctccgcttgtaattatgccgttaaaagcttcaaagttgtatttatcatctgaatttgccgaaacaagtttaatattctgaaagccaagactttgtttatttcaaatcagatgaaaacaaactgtaacggaccctgccgtgttatctgtgatcactatacgccttacattcataatgtcagcgagagggaggggggcggctaCGGAacagtggcgagtgagagctgtcctcttcccttcacaagcttcaaacatgtatttatcgtgtgattttggaaataaaagtttcatattctgaaagcaaaGACTTTGTTtagttaaaatcaaacaaaacacctgaacacctatttttttttttttttacgcaaatccacgtttatttgaaatgagccgttccgactgatttcgatagagcgggtcacacaTGTACTCGTCTTTAGGTTCACAttacagtgtttcccacagaatttGATTCTATTTGTGGGGGCACCGCACCGCACCCCACAAATAAATcaatttgagaaacactgcattatgaatttgtgcctctactgtctGGGAGAGGAACTCCGAACGAAGGGACCAttcacatgcactaaaacctatagaacactacaggaaagggaaaaccccaacatGTCCTCCCTTATTCTGAT is a genomic window of Pseudochaenichthys georgianus chromosome 4, fPseGeo1.2, whole genome shotgun sequence containing:
- the nipa2 gene encoding magnesium transporter NIPA2 isoform X1, with amino-acid sequence MVDDFCDITCGDGVWAGRDCHLGKHLHCLLVDVTDHNNTTSLTMGEDRGKYDFYIGLGLAVSSSIFIGGSFILKKKGLLRLARKGSMRAGQGGHAYLKEWLWWAGLLSMGAGEAANFAAYAFAPATLVTPLGALSVLVSAVLSSYFLTERLNLHGKLGCLLSILGSTTMVIHAPQEEEISSLDHMSEKLVDPAFLSFAIVVIIVALIFIFVVGPRHGQSNILVYITICSVIGSLSVSCVKGLGIAIKEAIAGKDVVGNPLAWILLLGLLACVSTQINYLNKALDIFNTSLVTPIYYVFFTTSVLSCSAILFKEWGHMGAGDVIGTLSGFLTIIVGIFLLHAFKDVSVSLSSLAVSMRKDERPAANGVASHYELLHESTGDMEDREMGLPFDSVSRRNGAMTSSLDH
- the nipa2 gene encoding magnesium transporter NIPA2 isoform X2, whose amino-acid sequence is MGEDRGKYDFYIGLGLAVSSSIFIGGSFILKKKGLLRLARKGSMRAGQGGHAYLKEWLWWAGLLSMGAGEAANFAAYAFAPATLVTPLGALSVLVSAVLSSYFLTERLNLHGKLGCLLSILGSTTMVIHAPQEEEISSLDHMSEKLVDPAFLSFAIVVIIVALIFIFVVGPRHGQSNILVYITICSVIGSLSVSCVKGLGIAIKEAIAGKDVVGNPLAWILLLGLLACVSTQINYLNKALDIFNTSLVTPIYYVFFTTSVLSCSAILFKEWGHMGAGDVIGTLSGFLTIIVGIFLLHAFKDVSVSLSSLAVSMRKDERPAANGVASHYELLHESTGDMEDREMGLPFDSVSRRNGAMTSSLDH